One segment of Ziziphus jujuba cultivar Dongzao chromosome 12, ASM3175591v1 DNA contains the following:
- the LOC107429599 gene encoding protein S-acyltransferase 11 produces the protein MADSAKEEFITLVNDNYEVNCWGCGLRLLLSTQASIFKCGWCGAVTNQNSWKRESKYFWLRRLRDRFFVCVLLLFMLFVICGGVWAVYPVVFSISYSSGIFHSIVTFLLSVTTIYTFSSAAFRCAGTPSTILWGSYPSVGKGRLENYTFCHYCSKPKSPRTHHCRSCGKCILDMDHHCPFIGNCVGAANHRHFIAFLISAVISTIYVTFMSTYAGLHIWPPLSYTSTVHFNRPSRDLAFIALREVAFALLRSAVLLSTRGLVLVYLFVSSVSVEIGLSILLWQQLYYIYEGKTYLSNLNSHGSNNVEEKDCQNLLRFFGCSYSFSRYLPTFQKKRH, from the exons ATGGCTGATTCAGCAAAG GAGGAATTCATAACGCTGGTCAATGATAATTATGAGGTGAATTGTTGGGGTTGCGGATTGCGCCTTCTTCTTTCAACCCAGGCATCTATTTTCAAGTGTGGATGGTGTGGAGCTGTGACAAATCAGAATTCATGGAAACGAGAATCCAAGTATTTTTGGTTGAGACGCTTGCGGGATCGGTTCTTTGTTTGTGTCCTCCTCTTGTTTATGCTCTTTGTGATAT GTGGTGGGGTGTGGGCGGTGTACCCAGTTGTTTTCTCTATCAGCTATTCGAGTGGGATTTTTCACTCCATCGTAACATTTTTATTGTCTGTAACTACTATTTACACATTTAGTTCTGCAGCATTCCGGTGTGCTGGAACACCTTCAACCATATTATGGGGTAGTTACCCATCTGTGGGGAAAGGTCGTCTTGAGAATTATACCTTCTGTCACTACTGTTCAAAGCCGAAGTCACCTAGAACTCATCATTGCCGTTCCTGTGGAAAGTGCATATTGGACATGGATCATCACTGCCCATTT ATTGGGAATTGTGTTGGTGCAGCAAATCACAGGCATTTCATTGCTTTCCTTATTTCAGCTGTGATCAGTACAATCTATGTCACTTTTATGTCTACATATGCTGGTCTGCATATCTGGCCACCATTATCATACACATCCACAGTTCATTTCAATCGTCCTAGTAGGGATTTGGCTTTTATAGCTCTCCGTGAGGTTGCATTTGCTTTGTTAAGATCTGCTGTGCTTTTATCTACCAGAGGACTTGTGCTTGTATATCTTTTTGTTTCAAGTGTTTCGGTTGAGATAGGTTTGAGCATACTTCTGTGGCAGCAGCTCTATTATATCTACGAGGGGAAAACCTACTTGAGTAATCTAAATTCGCACGGGAGCAACAATGTTGAAGAGAAAGATTGCCAAAATTTATTGCGTTTCTTTGGATGCTCTTATTCTTTCTCGAGATATTTGCCTACTTTTCAGAAGAAGAGACACTAG
- the LOC107429633 gene encoding uncharacterized protein LOC107429633 isoform X2, whose protein sequence is MLFEWNTTMKEKVVVLVACCICVGASITAVNCKSDDPGEWQILTKLNFSSTLRLHPHILLLVTLPWSGECRSLRKEIATLVTNRQEEFSSLKLMVMYRNTEKMLADAIGAATQETTILYYHHSVSYKYQGRLTAKYILSSIYPYMSVSPEELPLKRLSDAEELKEFLDSTDKALLLFEFCGWAPKLLAKAKKNGTENGGVLGTSFRGETPTAMAKSIQKVAGMDDAEMKCGIDNGFDTVPWFSHFGFVNESALFDETENLKHGGVSSCSLLDFQQFDSFFTKFMTVAKDFFLPSERHRAGLVSERSILSTLGIQESGSWLAVLYFAGCPSCLRILNKEDDLNNVLKMDNPMLMELETDDHDLRPSLPANKPSMLLFVDRSSDSFETRRKGKEALDAFRELALRYHNSYHMSGENGQKLGKSVQDNQRFKSTSGHPRLKLSPATQVVKIKDKMSTVVILNDGKHVTLDEGTSGLQGGSLHEVLANLLKQKKEAKLSSLAKELGFQLLSEDIDIKLVNTLSSETEIQSDQVSPNPSKEDSVVSDVDSDKDQLLQIEENPVISKVKYDDEKKTYVDSSERLVSMESKQFVTEHEDVKVEETSSPQVDMSRDQQLHFQRFKGSFFFCDGNYQLLQSLTGGSEIPALVIVDPIWQQHYVFPKEKHLSYSSLDGFLAGFLNGSLVPYQQSESVRQGTREVIQPPFVNLDFHEADSLPRITSNTFSKLVFGFNQSGTDAQSKDVLVLFSNRWCGFCQRMELVVREVYRAVKGYVNMLRSESSNGKKMLDDDKLKDVLLKFPLIYLLDCTVNDCSLILRSINKREVYPSLMLFPAEGKNALLYEGHMSVTDIIRFIADRGSDSHHLIHDNGIILSVDKKEGENQNLHNKIKTHTLKGMHEASVQVVAGSILIATKQLLGVKPFDQSKILIVKADQNSGFEGLIFNKKIRWDAFDKVEEGLEILTEAPLSFGGPVIKYGMPLVALTKTVVGDRYPEILPGIFFLDQSATIHEIKEVKSGKRSIDDYWFFLGYSSWGWEQMFDEIAEGAWDVSDDSFTHFGWP, encoded by the exons ATGCTCTTTGAGTGGAACACAACGATGAAGGAGAAAGTGGTTGTTCTCGTAGCCTGTTGTATATGCGTTGGGGCTTCCATCACAGCCGTTAACTGTAAATCGGACGACCCTGGCGAATGGCAGATCCTCACCAAGCTTAACTTCTCCTCCACTCTTCGTCTTCACCCCCATATCCTCCTCCTTGTCACCCTTCCtt GGTCTGGTGAATGTCGATCACTTAGGAAAGAAATAGCAACTTTGGTAACCAACAGACAAGAAGAATTTAGCTCCCTAAAATTGATGGTAATGTATAGAAATACGGAGAAGATGCTAGCTGATGCCATTGGTGCTGCGACACAGGAAACAACAATTTTGTATTACCACCATTCTGTATCTTATAAGTATCAAGGAAGACTTACAGCTAAATATATATTGTCTTCAATTTATCCTTATATGTCTGTTTCGCCTGAAGAACTACCCCTTAAACGCCTGAGTGATGCAGAGGAGCTGAAGGAATTTCTTGATTCCACTGACAAAGCTTTACTTTTATTCGAATTCTGTGGATGGGCTCCTAAATTGCTGGCCAAGGCTAAGAAGAATGGAACAGAAAATG GGGGTGTTCTTGGAACAAGCTTCAGAGGAGAGACACCAACAGCCATGGCAAAGAGTATCCAGAAGGTGGCTG GGATGGATGATGCGGAGATGAAGTGTGGCATTGATAATGGATTTGATACAGTTCCATGGTTTTCACATTTTGGCTTTGTAAATGAGAGTGCTCTTTTTGATGAGACTGAGAATTTAAAGCACGGTGGTGTATCTTCGTGTTCATTGTTAGACTTTCAGCAGTTTGATTCCTTTTTCACGAAATTCATGACTGTTGCAAAAGATTTCTTTCTGCCTTCTGAAAGGCATAGAGCTGGTCTGGTTTCAGAGAGATCAATTCTTTCAACTCTTGGGATTCAAGAGTCTGGTTCATGGTTGGCAGTGCTTTACTTTGCTGGATGTCCAAGTTGTCTAAGGATTCTAAACAAAGAAGATGATCTCaacaatgttttaaaaatggataaTCCGATGCTTATGGAG cTGGAAACTGATGACCATGATCTGAGGCCTTCTTTACCTGCAAATAAGCCATCAATGCTCTTATTTGTTGATCGATCATCTGATTCATTTGAAACTAGAAGAAAAGGTAAGGAAGCTCTTGATGCTTTTCGGGAACTAGCATTGCGTTATCATAATTCATACCATATGAGTGGGGAAAATGGTCAGAAGCTTGGGAAATCAGTCCAAGATAATCAGAGATTTAAGAGTACATCAGGACATCCTAGACTAAAATTATCCCCAGCGACTCAGGTGGTCAAAATAAAGGACAAAATGTCTACTGTTGTGATTTTAAATGACGGTAAGCATGTCACTTTGGATGAAGGAACTTCAGGTCTCCAGGGAGGTTCCCTGCATGAGGTGTTGGCAAACCTTCTAAAGCAAAAAAAGGAGGCTAAGTTAAGCTCACTTGCCAAGGAATTAGGTTTTCAACTTTTGTCAGAAGATATTGACATTAAGTTAGTAAATACATTGTCATCAGAGACTGAAATTCAATCTGACCAAGTCTCACCAAATCCATCTAAGGAAGACTCTGTTGTAAGCGATGTTGATTCTGACAAAGATCAATTGCTGCAAATAGAGGAGAATCCAGTTATTTCAAAGGTCAAGTATGATGATGAGAAAAAAACATATGTGGATTCAAGTGAACGATTAGTATCCATGGAATCTAAACAATTTGTTACAGAGCATGAAGACGTAAAGGTTGAAGAAACAAGTTCTCCACAAGTAGACATGTCAAGGGACCAACAGCTTCATTTTCAACGTTTTAagggttcttttttcttttgcgaTGGTAATTATCAGTTACTTCAATCTTTAACAGGCGGGTCAGAGATTCCAGCCTTGGTAATAGTTGATCCTATTTGGCAGCAGCATTATGTCTTTCCAAAAGAGAAACATTTAAGCTATTCTTCACTGGATGGTTTTCTAGCTGGGTTTCTAAATGGGAGTCTTGTTCCCTACCAACAGTCTGAATCTGTTCGTCAGGGCACTAGGGAGGTCATTCAACCACCATTTGTTAATTTGGATTTCCATGAGGCGGACTCTCTCCCTCGAATAacaagtaatactttctctaaGCTTGTTTTTGGATTTAATCAATCTGGCACCGATGCGCAGAGTAAGGATGTGCTGGTCCTTTTTAGTAACAGATGGTGTGGGTTTTGTCAAAGAATGGAATTGGTTGTTCGTGAAGTATATCGGGCTGTGAAGGGCTATGTTAACATGTTGAGGAGTGAATCAAGTAATGGGAAAAAAATGCTTGATGATG ACAAATTGAAGGATGTATTGCTGAAGTTTCCACTGATTTACTTACTGGATTGCACGGTGAATGATTGTAGTTTGATACTAAGATCAATAAATAAG AGGGAGGTTTATCCTAGTCTGATGTTATTTCCAGCAGAAGGGAAGAATGCTCTCCTTTATGAAGGTCATATGTCAGTCACTGACATTATCAGGTTTATTGCTGATCGTGGAAGTGATTCTCATCACCTCATCCATGATAAtg GAATTATATTATCTGTAGATAAAAAAGAGGGTGAGAATCAAAATTTACATAATAAGATCAAGACTCACACGTTAAAAGGCATGCATGAAGCCTCTGTGCAAGTGGTGGCTGGTAGCATTCTAATTGCCACCAAACAACTGCTCGGTGTCAAGCCATTTGATCAATCGAAAATTCTCATAGTCAAGGCAGACCAAAATAGTGGATTTGAAGGTCTAATTTTCAACAAGAAAATAAGATGGGATGCTTTTGACAAAGTGGAAGAAGGGTTAGAGATACTAACAGAGGCTCCTCTCTCCTTTGGAGGACCGGTTATTAAGTATGGCATGCCTCTTGTTGCTTTAACTAAAACAGTAGTGGGAGATCGATATCCAGAAATCCTACCAGGTATCTTCTTTCTCGATCAATCAGCAACGATACACGAAATCAAAGAGGTTAAGTCAGGGAAACGATCCATCGATGACTACTGGTTTTTCTTGGGCTATTCGAGTTGGGGATGGGAGCAAATGTTTGATGAGATTGCTGAAGGAGCTTGGGATGTAAGTGATGACAGTTTTACACATTTTGGTTGGCCATGA
- the LOC107429633 gene encoding uncharacterized protein LOC107429633 isoform X1 produces the protein MLFEWNTTMKEKVVVLVACCICVGASITAVNCKSDDPGEWQILTKLNFSSTLRLHPHILLLVTLPWSGECRSLRKEIATLVTNRQEEFSSLKLMVMYRNTEKMLADAIGAATQETTILYYHHSVSYKYQGRLTAKYILSSIYPYMSVSPEELPLKRLSDAEELKEFLDSTDKALLLFEFCGWAPKLLAKAKKNGTENGGVLGTSFRGETPTAMAKSIQKVAAGMDDAEMKCGIDNGFDTVPWFSHFGFVNESALFDETENLKHGGVSSCSLLDFQQFDSFFTKFMTVAKDFFLPSERHRAGLVSERSILSTLGIQESGSWLAVLYFAGCPSCLRILNKEDDLNNVLKMDNPMLMELETDDHDLRPSLPANKPSMLLFVDRSSDSFETRRKGKEALDAFRELALRYHNSYHMSGENGQKLGKSVQDNQRFKSTSGHPRLKLSPATQVVKIKDKMSTVVILNDGKHVTLDEGTSGLQGGSLHEVLANLLKQKKEAKLSSLAKELGFQLLSEDIDIKLVNTLSSETEIQSDQVSPNPSKEDSVVSDVDSDKDQLLQIEENPVISKVKYDDEKKTYVDSSERLVSMESKQFVTEHEDVKVEETSSPQVDMSRDQQLHFQRFKGSFFFCDGNYQLLQSLTGGSEIPALVIVDPIWQQHYVFPKEKHLSYSSLDGFLAGFLNGSLVPYQQSESVRQGTREVIQPPFVNLDFHEADSLPRITSNTFSKLVFGFNQSGTDAQSKDVLVLFSNRWCGFCQRMELVVREVYRAVKGYVNMLRSESSNGKKMLDDDKLKDVLLKFPLIYLLDCTVNDCSLILRSINKREVYPSLMLFPAEGKNALLYEGHMSVTDIIRFIADRGSDSHHLIHDNGIILSVDKKEGENQNLHNKIKTHTLKGMHEASVQVVAGSILIATKQLLGVKPFDQSKILIVKADQNSGFEGLIFNKKIRWDAFDKVEEGLEILTEAPLSFGGPVIKYGMPLVALTKTVVGDRYPEILPGIFFLDQSATIHEIKEVKSGKRSIDDYWFFLGYSSWGWEQMFDEIAEGAWDVSDDSFTHFGWP, from the exons ATGCTCTTTGAGTGGAACACAACGATGAAGGAGAAAGTGGTTGTTCTCGTAGCCTGTTGTATATGCGTTGGGGCTTCCATCACAGCCGTTAACTGTAAATCGGACGACCCTGGCGAATGGCAGATCCTCACCAAGCTTAACTTCTCCTCCACTCTTCGTCTTCACCCCCATATCCTCCTCCTTGTCACCCTTCCtt GGTCTGGTGAATGTCGATCACTTAGGAAAGAAATAGCAACTTTGGTAACCAACAGACAAGAAGAATTTAGCTCCCTAAAATTGATGGTAATGTATAGAAATACGGAGAAGATGCTAGCTGATGCCATTGGTGCTGCGACACAGGAAACAACAATTTTGTATTACCACCATTCTGTATCTTATAAGTATCAAGGAAGACTTACAGCTAAATATATATTGTCTTCAATTTATCCTTATATGTCTGTTTCGCCTGAAGAACTACCCCTTAAACGCCTGAGTGATGCAGAGGAGCTGAAGGAATTTCTTGATTCCACTGACAAAGCTTTACTTTTATTCGAATTCTGTGGATGGGCTCCTAAATTGCTGGCCAAGGCTAAGAAGAATGGAACAGAAAATG GGGGTGTTCTTGGAACAAGCTTCAGAGGAGAGACACCAACAGCCATGGCAAAGAGTATCCAGAAGGTGGCTG caGGGATGGATGATGCGGAGATGAAGTGTGGCATTGATAATGGATTTGATACAGTTCCATGGTTTTCACATTTTGGCTTTGTAAATGAGAGTGCTCTTTTTGATGAGACTGAGAATTTAAAGCACGGTGGTGTATCTTCGTGTTCATTGTTAGACTTTCAGCAGTTTGATTCCTTTTTCACGAAATTCATGACTGTTGCAAAAGATTTCTTTCTGCCTTCTGAAAGGCATAGAGCTGGTCTGGTTTCAGAGAGATCAATTCTTTCAACTCTTGGGATTCAAGAGTCTGGTTCATGGTTGGCAGTGCTTTACTTTGCTGGATGTCCAAGTTGTCTAAGGATTCTAAACAAAGAAGATGATCTCaacaatgttttaaaaatggataaTCCGATGCTTATGGAG cTGGAAACTGATGACCATGATCTGAGGCCTTCTTTACCTGCAAATAAGCCATCAATGCTCTTATTTGTTGATCGATCATCTGATTCATTTGAAACTAGAAGAAAAGGTAAGGAAGCTCTTGATGCTTTTCGGGAACTAGCATTGCGTTATCATAATTCATACCATATGAGTGGGGAAAATGGTCAGAAGCTTGGGAAATCAGTCCAAGATAATCAGAGATTTAAGAGTACATCAGGACATCCTAGACTAAAATTATCCCCAGCGACTCAGGTGGTCAAAATAAAGGACAAAATGTCTACTGTTGTGATTTTAAATGACGGTAAGCATGTCACTTTGGATGAAGGAACTTCAGGTCTCCAGGGAGGTTCCCTGCATGAGGTGTTGGCAAACCTTCTAAAGCAAAAAAAGGAGGCTAAGTTAAGCTCACTTGCCAAGGAATTAGGTTTTCAACTTTTGTCAGAAGATATTGACATTAAGTTAGTAAATACATTGTCATCAGAGACTGAAATTCAATCTGACCAAGTCTCACCAAATCCATCTAAGGAAGACTCTGTTGTAAGCGATGTTGATTCTGACAAAGATCAATTGCTGCAAATAGAGGAGAATCCAGTTATTTCAAAGGTCAAGTATGATGATGAGAAAAAAACATATGTGGATTCAAGTGAACGATTAGTATCCATGGAATCTAAACAATTTGTTACAGAGCATGAAGACGTAAAGGTTGAAGAAACAAGTTCTCCACAAGTAGACATGTCAAGGGACCAACAGCTTCATTTTCAACGTTTTAagggttcttttttcttttgcgaTGGTAATTATCAGTTACTTCAATCTTTAACAGGCGGGTCAGAGATTCCAGCCTTGGTAATAGTTGATCCTATTTGGCAGCAGCATTATGTCTTTCCAAAAGAGAAACATTTAAGCTATTCTTCACTGGATGGTTTTCTAGCTGGGTTTCTAAATGGGAGTCTTGTTCCCTACCAACAGTCTGAATCTGTTCGTCAGGGCACTAGGGAGGTCATTCAACCACCATTTGTTAATTTGGATTTCCATGAGGCGGACTCTCTCCCTCGAATAacaagtaatactttctctaaGCTTGTTTTTGGATTTAATCAATCTGGCACCGATGCGCAGAGTAAGGATGTGCTGGTCCTTTTTAGTAACAGATGGTGTGGGTTTTGTCAAAGAATGGAATTGGTTGTTCGTGAAGTATATCGGGCTGTGAAGGGCTATGTTAACATGTTGAGGAGTGAATCAAGTAATGGGAAAAAAATGCTTGATGATG ACAAATTGAAGGATGTATTGCTGAAGTTTCCACTGATTTACTTACTGGATTGCACGGTGAATGATTGTAGTTTGATACTAAGATCAATAAATAAG AGGGAGGTTTATCCTAGTCTGATGTTATTTCCAGCAGAAGGGAAGAATGCTCTCCTTTATGAAGGTCATATGTCAGTCACTGACATTATCAGGTTTATTGCTGATCGTGGAAGTGATTCTCATCACCTCATCCATGATAAtg GAATTATATTATCTGTAGATAAAAAAGAGGGTGAGAATCAAAATTTACATAATAAGATCAAGACTCACACGTTAAAAGGCATGCATGAAGCCTCTGTGCAAGTGGTGGCTGGTAGCATTCTAATTGCCACCAAACAACTGCTCGGTGTCAAGCCATTTGATCAATCGAAAATTCTCATAGTCAAGGCAGACCAAAATAGTGGATTTGAAGGTCTAATTTTCAACAAGAAAATAAGATGGGATGCTTTTGACAAAGTGGAAGAAGGGTTAGAGATACTAACAGAGGCTCCTCTCTCCTTTGGAGGACCGGTTATTAAGTATGGCATGCCTCTTGTTGCTTTAACTAAAACAGTAGTGGGAGATCGATATCCAGAAATCCTACCAGGTATCTTCTTTCTCGATCAATCAGCAACGATACACGAAATCAAAGAGGTTAAGTCAGGGAAACGATCCATCGATGACTACTGGTTTTTCTTGGGCTATTCGAGTTGGGGATGGGAGCAAATGTTTGATGAGATTGCTGAAGGAGCTTGGGATGTAAGTGATGACAGTTTTACACATTTTGGTTGGCCATGA
- the LOC107429600 gene encoding uncharacterized protein LOC107429600: MEFWNNMIFPVRRVWLALSSRVNYSPKSGGGLLKLRDDVQTCGYEDVQVMWEMLRRSETEVIDQPPKRKHRQFWRVFVWSSNHTSSTTTTTTTTTPHESSTFSKIRHD, from the exons ATGGAGTTCTGGAATAATATGATTTTTCCTGTTCGCCGTGTTTGGCTTGCTCTTTCTTCTCGAGTTAATTACTCTCCTAAatctg gTGGTGGGCTATTGAAGCTTCGTGATGATGTGCAAACATGTGGATATGAGGATGTGCAGGTGATGTGGGAGATGCTGAGAAGATCAGAAACAGAGGTAATAGATCAGCCTCCAAAGCGCAAGCATCGACAATTTTGGAGGGTCTTTGTGTGGTCCTCTAACCATACCTCTTCTACTacaactactactactactactactcctCATGAATCCTCAACATTCTCTAAAATAAGGCATGACTAA
- the LOC107429607 gene encoding ribulose bisphosphate carboxylase/oxygenase activase, chloroplastic yields MALCNYSSPSISLFGTQILPPTVVKFTPFTIFCSSKPPKPAEDDDIKQKKKLSKQSSWEAKDSEGKDYLYRLGKEADNVNIAVGARSGVIDDLFAGNFLGRDSDIVFDYRQKVTRSFEYLQGDYYIAPVFMDKVVCHITKNYLAHLLNTKVPLILGIWGGKGQGKSFQTELIFQAMGIEPVIMSAGELESERAGEPGKLIRERYRTASQVVQNQGKMSCLMINDIDAGLGRFGNTQMTVNNQIVVGTLMNLADNPTRVSVGQDWRESDITNRVPIIVTGNDFSTIYAPLIRDGRMEKFYWQPNREDIVNIVHRMYEKDGISKDEVISIVDTFPNQALDFYGAVRSRTYDRSISKWVDDIGGIQSLGNKLLKRRKSDKLPVFTPPKQTLEALLESGYSLLKEQQMIMETKLSKEYMKNID; encoded by the exons ATGGCTCTCTGCAATTATTCATCTCCTTCCATTTCCCTCTTCGGAACTCAAATTCTCCCTCCAACAGTCGTCAAATTCACTCCGTTCACCATTTTCTGTTCGTCGAAGCCGCCTAAACCTGCTGAGGACGATGACATCaagcagaagaagaagctgTCGAAGCAATCTTCATGGGAAGCCAAAGATTCCGAGGGCAAGGACTACCTTTACAGGCTTGGCAAGGAGGCCGATAATGTGAACATAGCCGTCGGAGCTAGGTCCGGTGTCATTGATGATCTCTTCGCCGGAAATTTTCTCGGCAGAGACT CGGATATCGTGTTCGATTATCGTCAGAAGGTGACCAGATCGTTTGAATACCTTCAAGGCGATTACTATATCGCTCCTGTGTTTATG GATAAAGTTG TTTGCCATATTACGAAGAACTACCTTGCTCATCTTCTCAATACCAAAGTTCCTTTGATCCTAG GTATTTGGGGAGGAAAGGGGCAAGGTAAATCATTTCAGACTGAACTCATATTCCAGGCTATGGGAATTGAACCTGTAATTATGTCTGCGGGGGAACTAGAATCAGAACGAGCAG GAGAACCTGGAAAATTGATTCGTGAACGCTATAGAACAGCATCTCAAGTGGTCCAGAACCAA GGCAAGATGAGCTGCTTGATGATCAATGACATCGATGCTGGCCTTGGTAGATTTG GAAATACTCAGATGACAGTCAACAATCAAATCGTTGTTGGAACTCTCATGAATCTAGCAGATAATCCAACAAGGGTGAGTGTTGGACAAGATTGGCGAGAATCAGATATTACAAACAGAGTTCCTATAATTGTTACAGGGAATGATttttcaacaatatatgctcccTTGATTCGCGATGGAAGGATGGAAAAATTTTACTG GCAGCCAAATCGTGAGGATATTGTGAATATTGTTCACAGAATGTATGAAAAAGATGGCATATCTAAAGATGAGGTCATAAGCATTGTGGATACATTTCCTAATCAAG CACTCGATTTCTATGGAGCTGTAAGGTCTCGCACATATGACAGGTCTATTTCCAAG TGGGTTGACGATATCGGAGGCATTCAAAGTCTTGGTAACAAACTTCTCAAGCGAAGAAAGAGCGACAAACTTCCAGTTTTTACTCCCCCGAAG CAAACATTAGAGGCTTTGCTAGAATCAGGTTATTCTTTACTGAAAGAACAACAGATGATAATGGAGACCAAACTTTCAAAGGAATATATGAAGAACATTGACTAG